Proteins co-encoded in one Fimbriimonadia bacterium genomic window:
- the rsfS gene encoding ribosome silencing factor, whose product MTPRELLDNVVAASEELKALDPVVLDIQGKSTMADYMFICTGTSDVHVRSIVERIEKNLREKGVRIDHVEGLPQATWVLMDYGTVIVNVMQAEQREYYGMEEFWEKMPLVEDIILAVREGT is encoded by the coding sequence TTGACGCCTCGAGAACTGTTGGACAATGTGGTAGCTGCGTCCGAGGAGCTCAAGGCTCTCGACCCTGTCGTCCTGGACATACAGGGCAAGAGCACGATGGCCGACTACATGTTCATATGCACCGGCACCTCGGACGTACACGTGCGCTCCATCGTGGAGCGCATCGAGAAAAACCTGCGCGAAAAGGGGGTCCGAATCGACCACGTGGAGGGACTGCCGCAAGCCACGTGGGTTTTGATGGACTACGGCACCGTGATCGTCAACGTTATGCAGGCCGAACAACGCGAGTATTACGGAATGGAGGAGTTCTGGGAGAAAATGCCGCTCGTGGAGGACATCATCCTCGCCGTGCGGGAAGGTACGTAG
- the obgE gene encoding GTPase ObgE — protein sequence MFLDEVEIEVTSGAGGNGAVSFRREKHVPRGGPDGGNGGKGGDVVLVADSGLGTLLDFRYRSRFKAERGTDGAGGLKDGASAADCEIRVPCGTVALDVETGERIAEVLRHGDRRVIARGGKGGRGNAAFADSVRQTPRFSEKGEPGQKRRVKLELKLVADVGIVGLPNAGKSTFIAAISAARPKIADYPFTTLVPNLGVVRAGEKSFVVADMPGLIAGAHQGVGLGDRFLRHIERTRVLLHLVDCAPPDGSDPYENFQTVERELAKYGHGLANKPKIVGLNKLDLPGAKETADAIARRLAAEQPETPCFLLSGATGQGVQAVVFALSDLLDRTPKQEDPQPEVVYRPGERRGAGEWTVERVDGELHVRGEGVDRLVSRTDLGNYDALQYLHRQLEKLGVLQALRDEGVEEGETVVIGGVQMEYVEKP from the coding sequence GTGTTCCTGGATGAAGTCGAGATAGAGGTGACGTCCGGCGCGGGCGGCAACGGAGCCGTATCCTTCCGCCGCGAGAAGCACGTGCCCCGCGGCGGCCCCGATGGAGGGAATGGTGGCAAGGGCGGAGACGTAGTGCTCGTGGCAGACTCCGGGCTCGGCACGCTACTGGACTTTCGCTATCGTTCTAGATTCAAAGCCGAGCGCGGCACCGATGGTGCCGGTGGACTGAAGGACGGCGCTAGCGCAGCCGACTGCGAGATTCGGGTGCCCTGTGGGACCGTCGCGCTGGATGTTGAAACCGGCGAGCGCATTGCCGAGGTGCTGAGGCACGGCGACCGCCGCGTGATAGCCCGAGGGGGAAAGGGCGGGCGCGGGAATGCGGCATTTGCAGATTCGGTGCGACAGACGCCTCGCTTCTCCGAGAAAGGGGAGCCAGGCCAGAAGAGGCGGGTGAAGCTCGAGCTGAAACTGGTGGCGGACGTGGGAATAGTCGGCCTGCCCAACGCAGGCAAGTCCACCTTCATCGCGGCAATCAGCGCGGCTCGACCCAAGATTGCCGACTACCCGTTCACCACTCTCGTGCCGAACCTCGGCGTAGTGCGAGCAGGGGAGAAAAGCTTCGTGGTGGCGGACATGCCGGGGCTCATCGCTGGCGCGCACCAGGGCGTGGGCTTAGGGGATCGCTTCCTGCGCCACATCGAACGCACCCGCGTTCTGCTGCACCTAGTGGATTGCGCTCCGCCCGACGGTTCTGACCCCTACGAGAACTTCCAGACGGTAGAGCGAGAGTTGGCGAAATACGGCCATGGCCTGGCCAACAAGCCGAAGATCGTGGGACTGAACAAGCTGGACTTGCCGGGTGCGAAAGAGACTGCAGATGCAATCGCTCGGCGTCTGGCAGCCGAGCAGCCGGAAACGCCATGCTTCCTGCTCTCGGGTGCCACCGGCCAGGGCGTGCAAGCCGTGGTGTTCGCGCTCTCGGACCTGCTCGACCGAACCCCAAAACAAGAAGATCCCCAGCCAGAGGTCGTATATCGACCCGGCGAGCGGCGTGGGGCAGGAGAATGGACGGTGGAACGCGTGGACGGAGAACTACACGTCCGCGGTGAAGGCGTGGACCGCCTAGTGTCGAGAACGGACTTGGGAAACTACGATGCTCTGCAGTACCTGCACCGCCAACTGGAGAAACTGGGCGTGCTTCAGGCCCTCCGCGATGAGGGAGTCGAGGAGGGCGAGACGGTGGTGATTGGTGGAGTGCAGATGGAGTACGTGGAGAAGCCGTGA
- the radA gene encoding DNA repair protein RadA, with protein MAKRSTTFVCQECGAGTPKWLGRCPACDAWNSLIEEPTASHIQHSASPPSQLVPISEVAPQPQERASTGLPTLDTLLGGGLVRGSVVLVAGEPGVGKSTIVSQAAVGLCEAGPVVYVSAEESPAQVALRMARLGGAPCNLLVTDETLVEEMEAHLLQGHVAIVDSIQTVRTDALDSAQGSVSQVREAASRLQRIAKEHGVSILLIGHVTKEGAIAGPRVLEHLVDVVLYFEGERGVPYRVLRATKNRFGATDEVALFEMAEDGLRPVENPSAALLAERAEGAPGSAVMPVMEGSRCLLAEVQVLCTPSFLTNPRRVFTGVDYNRMTIVIAVMEKRLGFRMGGQDVFLNIAGGLKVEEPAADLCALMAALSSVKDTPLPSDLVTFGEVGLAGELRSVSHADRRLKEAARMGFRTALIPTAQKVASDSGLRIIRAADVRSAMNAILPSSGQ; from the coding sequence GTGGCTAAGCGCAGCACCACCTTCGTGTGCCAGGAGTGCGGTGCAGGTACGCCAAAGTGGCTTGGGCGGTGTCCCGCGTGCGACGCATGGAATAGCCTCATTGAGGAGCCGACGGCCTCTCACATCCAGCATTCTGCGTCACCACCCTCACAGCTCGTTCCAATATCAGAGGTGGCTCCCCAGCCGCAGGAGCGCGCTTCGACCGGCCTCCCCACGCTCGACACGCTACTCGGTGGCGGCTTGGTGCGTGGCTCCGTGGTGTTAGTGGCGGGGGAACCCGGGGTGGGGAAGTCCACCATCGTATCGCAAGCCGCCGTGGGACTGTGTGAGGCCGGACCCGTGGTGTATGTGTCTGCCGAGGAGTCGCCTGCGCAGGTGGCTCTTCGCATGGCGCGTCTCGGCGGCGCACCATGCAACCTGTTAGTGACCGACGAGACGCTGGTCGAGGAGATGGAGGCCCACTTACTTCAAGGCCACGTCGCCATCGTGGATTCTATCCAGACGGTGCGCACGGACGCGCTGGACTCGGCACAGGGGAGCGTCTCACAAGTGAGGGAGGCGGCCAGTCGCTTGCAGCGCATCGCAAAGGAACACGGTGTTTCGATACTGCTCATCGGACACGTGACCAAAGAAGGCGCGATCGCAGGCCCTAGGGTGCTGGAGCACCTAGTGGATGTTGTGCTCTACTTCGAGGGGGAGCGGGGTGTTCCGTATCGGGTGCTAAGGGCTACCAAGAATCGGTTCGGCGCAACCGACGAGGTTGCGCTGTTCGAAATGGCCGAGGATGGACTCCGTCCTGTCGAGAACCCCTCTGCCGCGTTACTTGCAGAGCGGGCCGAGGGGGCGCCGGGCTCCGCGGTCATGCCAGTGATGGAGGGTTCGCGGTGCCTGCTGGCGGAAGTGCAGGTCCTATGCACTCCGAGTTTTCTCACGAACCCGCGCCGCGTGTTCACGGGAGTGGACTACAACCGAATGACCATCGTGATCGCCGTGATGGAGAAACGGCTAGGCTTCCGCATGGGCGGGCAAGACGTTTTCCTGAACATCGCAGGTGGCCTGAAAGTGGAAGAACCCGCAGCCGATCTGTGCGCCCTTATGGCGGCCCTTTCCAGCGTCAAAGACACCCCGCTGCCCAGTGACCTCGTCACGTTCGGCGAGGTAGGACTTGCCGGAGAGCTCCGCTCCGTCAGCCACGCGGATCGCCGTCTCAAGGAAGCGGCGCGGATGGGTTTCCGCACCGCCTTGATACCTACGGCCCAGAAGGTCGCGTCCGACTCGGGACTGCGCATAATCCGGGCGGCCGATGTACGCAGCGCGATGAACGCTATCCTTCCTTCGTCTGGGCAATGA
- a CDS encoding tetratricopeptide repeat protein has translation MDPLSPRPEELEKVLRQAHLHKMRQEKARALEMITRATEMAPEDPDTWELLGDMLADLGRFDEAQAAYKRCLELAPDRVSVEKKHARAVFYQSEKSYERARMEQIMAGEVSAEVSLVPRKPGLALMMGIVLPSSAQFYNGQFVKGGIILAVLVVLSAVLLLNPGFVAAASGFVHLIAARPEREATEALSFPILFTAFLWLILYIYSIIDGIVVSARLASSYRPPSSPAPLANGGPKS, from the coding sequence ATGGACCCCCTTTCACCTAGGCCGGAAGAGTTGGAAAAGGTGCTGCGACAGGCGCACCTGCACAAGATGCGCCAGGAGAAGGCGCGAGCATTGGAGATGATCACGCGTGCGACCGAGATGGCCCCCGAAGACCCCGATACCTGGGAGCTTCTGGGGGATATGCTCGCCGACCTGGGCCGCTTCGATGAGGCGCAGGCAGCATACAAAAGATGTCTGGAACTGGCCCCCGATCGGGTCTCGGTGGAAAAGAAACACGCCCGCGCGGTGTTCTACCAAAGCGAGAAGAGCTACGAACGCGCTCGCATGGAGCAGATCATGGCTGGTGAGGTCTCCGCCGAAGTCTCCCTCGTGCCGAGAAAGCCGGGCCTCGCCTTGATGATGGGCATCGTCCTGCCCAGCTCGGCTCAGTTCTACAACGGGCAGTTCGTGAAGGGAGGCATCATCCTCGCCGTGCTGGTAGTGCTCAGCGCAGTGCTTCTACTCAATCCCGGATTCGTGGCCGCCGCCAGCGGTTTCGTGCACCTGATTGCAGCCAGACCGGAACGGGAGGCCACGGAGGCGCTTTCATTCCCCATCCTGTTCACGGCTTTCCTGTGGCTCATCCTGTACATCTACTCGATCATAGACGGCATCGTCGTCTCAGCGAGGCTAGCATCGAGCTACCGCCCTCCGTCCTCCCCCGCGCCCTTGGCGAATGGCGGGCCGAAGAGCTAA
- a CDS encoding acetoin utilization protein AcuC produces MSDTEKRRFFFHPGSYEYDFGHPHPLRPERLRRTLELLAAVGVTDGMRVEEPKLAHTDELLRCHSHDYVVAVERASDGHVAELEFGLRATDNPAFPGMFEASLAYTSASIAAAYAVVNGAEVAFNITGGLHHAMRSRAAGFCIFNDCAIACSILCERFARVAYVDIDLHHGDGVQFLFYDDPSVLTFSIHQDGRSLFPGTGHVSEIGEGPGAGSSVNVPMPPGTTDSLWLAAFEPALRRSFELFEPEAVVLQMGTDPHYMDPLGQLSMTAQGWLEAVRIVSGYDLPLVGLGGGGYNLSTVPRMWTAAVAHLSGVPIPDEIPVELAAKIGADHFFDLERPPDEEAMAQQLQPIVDDIRHAVAVGPLAALESLVQSRG; encoded by the coding sequence ATGAGCGACACCGAGAAGCGCAGGTTTTTCTTTCACCCAGGCTCCTATGAGTACGACTTCGGTCACCCCCACCCGCTTCGCCCGGAGAGACTCCGGCGCACGTTGGAGCTGCTAGCCGCAGTGGGCGTTACCGATGGCATGCGCGTGGAGGAGCCGAAGCTGGCGCACACTGACGAACTGCTGCGCTGCCACTCCCACGATTACGTCGTCGCGGTGGAGCGCGCGAGCGATGGTCATGTTGCTGAACTGGAGTTCGGGCTGCGTGCGACAGACAACCCGGCGTTCCCAGGGATGTTCGAGGCCTCTTTGGCCTACACCAGTGCATCGATCGCAGCCGCCTACGCCGTCGTTAATGGTGCAGAGGTAGCATTCAATATCACGGGTGGTCTGCACCACGCGATGCGCAGTCGAGCGGCGGGATTCTGCATCTTCAACGATTGCGCTATCGCGTGTTCCATCCTCTGCGAACGGTTCGCCCGCGTGGCATATGTGGATATTGACCTCCATCACGGCGACGGTGTGCAATTCTTATTCTATGACGACCCATCGGTCCTAACATTTTCCATCCACCAAGACGGTCGCTCATTGTTTCCGGGCACGGGGCACGTAAGCGAGATCGGCGAAGGACCCGGCGCGGGTTCGTCGGTCAACGTGCCCATGCCGCCCGGCACCACCGACTCGCTGTGGCTCGCAGCGTTCGAACCTGCCCTCCGACGCAGCTTCGAGCTGTTCGAGCCAGAAGCGGTGGTGCTGCAGATGGGGACCGACCCGCACTATATGGACCCGCTCGGCCAGCTCTCGATGACGGCTCAGGGCTGGCTCGAAGCGGTGCGCATCGTCTCCGGCTACGATCTTCCGCTCGTGGGACTCGGGGGAGGGGGCTACAACCTCTCGACGGTGCCCAGGATGTGGACCGCCGCGGTTGCCCACCTATCCGGTGTGCCCATTCCGGATGAGATCCCTGTGGAGCTGGCGGCAAAGATCGGTGCGGATCATTTCTTCGACCTCGAACGACCGCCGGACGAGGAGGCGATGGCGCAGCAGCTGCAGCCCATCGTTGACGATATCCGTCACGCCGTAGCAGTCGGTCCGCTTGCAGCACTCGAGAGCCTCGTGCAGTCCCGTGGCTAA
- a CDS encoding M2 family metallopeptidase: protein MGTHSDDSIREFATRHTAEVEPLHTKAALASWEFATTGKPEAMQRAAELEKLYRGIYARPHEYDFLHKTSVEKFTDPVMKRMHRVLLNAYTGHQMSPEALAAIVDKEKEVAAVYNNFRADFRGEKVPNNVLDEVLHKSSDIVERREAWEASKQIGPLVADNIRELARMRNTEARRLHFSDFHTQSLRLQEFDVDELMALLADLDRASMKGFTEVKAKVDEEIAERCGLTDADASLPWNYPDPYFQGAPRSKVELDKYFANKDLVAITTRFFDRIGLPVDDLIERSDLFEREGKNQHAFCTDIDRRGDVRVLCNVRPTARWMGTLLHEYGHAVYDKFIEPSLPWLLRSPSHILTTEAVAIFFGSLVTTDAWLIEYAGVPAEEAAAVAAAAREQDRMQKLIFTRWVLVMTHFERGMYQDPERDLNALWWELVQAKQLVRKPEGRDMPDWATKMHVALAPAYYHNYLLGDLYACQLRHFILSKVIPSGDMREMVTSPKLGEFFREGLFKMGDLFDWRETIRRTTGEPLNPSYFIAQTKEG, encoded by the coding sequence ATGGGAACCCATTCCGATGACAGCATCCGCGAGTTCGCCACCCGTCACACAGCCGAGGTGGAACCGCTGCACACCAAGGCCGCCCTCGCATCTTGGGAGTTCGCCACGACGGGCAAGCCCGAGGCCATGCAGCGCGCAGCGGAGTTGGAAAAGCTGTACCGCGGTATCTATGCGCGCCCCCATGAGTACGACTTTCTGCACAAGACCTCGGTCGAGAAGTTCACGGATCCCGTGATGAAGCGGATGCACCGCGTGCTTCTGAACGCATACACGGGACACCAGATGTCGCCCGAAGCTCTTGCCGCCATCGTGGACAAGGAAAAGGAAGTTGCCGCAGTCTACAACAACTTCCGGGCGGACTTCCGCGGCGAAAAGGTTCCGAACAACGTGTTGGACGAAGTGCTGCACAAGAGCTCGGACATCGTCGAGCGCCGGGAGGCATGGGAAGCCAGCAAGCAGATTGGACCGCTTGTCGCCGACAACATACGCGAGCTCGCTCGCATGCGGAACACCGAGGCCCGGCGTTTGCACTTCAGCGATTTTCATACGCAGTCTCTGCGCTTGCAAGAGTTCGATGTGGACGAACTGATGGCACTACTCGCGGATCTGGACCGTGCGAGCATGAAGGGCTTCACCGAGGTGAAGGCGAAGGTGGACGAGGAGATCGCCGAGCGGTGCGGACTAACCGATGCAGACGCATCGCTTCCGTGGAACTACCCCGATCCTTACTTTCAGGGCGCACCGCGCTCCAAGGTGGAGCTAGACAAGTACTTCGCGAACAAGGACCTCGTCGCGATCACCACTCGGTTCTTCGACCGCATCGGCTTGCCGGTAGACGACCTCATCGAGCGATCGGACCTGTTCGAACGCGAAGGGAAAAATCAGCATGCGTTTTGCACGGATATAGATAGGCGGGGCGACGTGCGCGTGTTGTGCAACGTGCGACCCACGGCGAGGTGGATGGGCACGCTTCTGCACGAGTATGGGCACGCCGTGTACGATAAGTTCATTGAGCCATCTTTGCCATGGCTGCTTCGCAGTCCCAGTCACATACTGACTACGGAGGCAGTCGCCATCTTCTTTGGGAGTCTCGTGACCACCGACGCGTGGCTCATCGAGTATGCCGGTGTGCCTGCAGAGGAAGCCGCCGCGGTAGCTGCCGCCGCGCGCGAGCAAGACCGCATGCAGAAGCTGATCTTCACGCGATGGGTGCTCGTGATGACACACTTCGAGCGTGGGATGTATCAGGATCCGGAACGTGACTTGAACGCTCTGTGGTGGGAGTTGGTTCAAGCTAAGCAGTTGGTGCGTAAGCCAGAGGGCCGTGACATGCCGGACTGGGCCACGAAGATGCATGTCGCCCTAGCCCCTGCGTACTACCACAACTACCTACTCGGCGATCTGTATGCATGTCAGCTACGGCACTTCATCCTGAGCAAGGTGATTCCCAGTGGTGATATGCGGGAGATGGTAACAAGTCCCAAGCTGGGCGAGTTTTTCCGAGAGGGTCTATTCAAGATGGGCGACCTGTTCGATTGGCGAGAAACGATTCGTCGGACTACGGGCGAGCCGCTCAACCCCTCCTATTTCATTGCCCAGACGAAGGAAGGATAG
- the nadD gene encoding nicotinate (nicotinamide) nucleotide adenylyltransferase, producing the protein MRQIGLLGGSFDPIHNGHLRLASDVMGEFSLEEVWLVPARLQPLKGGSVAPAEDRLVMCRLAAVEVPGLRVLEDEIRRDGPSYTVDTVRQILTSEPDIAITFVAGTDALVNLPKWKEPAELLRLTRVVAVERGGVSWQELQALLPNSLGMELTLCQARALPISSTDVRERIANGMPITDLVPAAVEHYIHERALYRGDAR; encoded by the coding sequence GTGAGGCAGATCGGTCTGCTCGGCGGGTCGTTCGATCCGATCCACAACGGCCACCTGCGGCTGGCAAGTGACGTCATGGGGGAGTTCTCATTGGAGGAGGTCTGGCTCGTCCCGGCGCGCTTGCAGCCGCTCAAAGGCGGATCGGTCGCTCCGGCCGAGGACCGCCTTGTTATGTGTCGCCTGGCGGCTGTCGAAGTGCCAGGGCTACGAGTGTTGGAAGACGAGATTCGCCGCGACGGTCCGTCCTACACCGTGGATACCGTGCGCCAGATCCTGACCAGCGAACCCGACATCGCGATCACCTTCGTAGCTGGCACCGACGCCCTCGTGAACCTCCCGAAGTGGAAGGAACCAGCGGAACTGCTTCGCCTCACCCGAGTGGTGGCAGTCGAGCGCGGAGGCGTGTCGTGGCAGGAGTTGCAGGCGCTGCTGCCAAACTCCCTAGGCATGGAGTTGACACTGTGCCAAGCCCGCGCGCTTCCGATTTCGTCCACGGATGTACGCGAGCGTATCGCCAACGGGATGCCTATCACAGACCTCGTACCGGCGGCAGTGGAACACTACATCCACGAGCGAGCTCTATACCGGGGGGACGCCCGTTGA